From Medicago truncatula cultivar Jemalong A17 chromosome 7, MtrunA17r5.0-ANR, whole genome shotgun sequence, a single genomic window includes:
- the LOC11446480 gene encoding cation/H(+) antiporter 20: MPVNITAIKTSSDGIWQGDNPLDYAFPLLIIQTVLVLVVSRSLAFGFKPLRQPKVIAEIIGGILLGPSALGRNTSYLHRLFPEWSMPTLESVASIGLLFFLFLVGLELDLNSIRRSGKRAFSIAACGITLPFVCGIGVAIVLRKTVDGADKAGFGQFIVFMGVALSITAFPVLARILAELKLLTTRVGETAMAAAAFNDLAAWILLALAIALAGNGADGGDKKSPLVSVWVLLSGVAFVAFMMIVISPVMNRVAQRCSVENEAVDEVYICLTLAGVMVSGFITDFIGIHAIFGAFVFGLTIPKTGSFAERLIERIEDFVLGLLLPLYFASSGLKTDVTKISGGKAWGLLVLVIATACAGKILGTFVVAMMCRMPVRESITLGVLMNTKGLVELIVLNIGKEKKVLNDEIFAILVLMALFTTFITTPVVMAIYNPARGIASKTIRKLGDMSSHSKESNNVVNTLRVLACIHGPTNIPSIINLIESTRSTQKSLLKVFIMHLVELTERSSSIIMVQRARKNGFPFFNRFNRDEWYNRLAGAFQAYSQLGRVIVRSTTAISSLSTMHEDICHAAEEKRVTMIILPFHKHWRMEVDDENDKEAHEVLENAGHGWRGVNQRVLKNAPCSVAVLVDRGYGLGLKNLGSDGRVAQRICIVFFGGPDDREALELGKKMVEHPAVVVTVVRFVEQNELSGNNFVLRQSPGKSTEENYSFSIAKINRQKEQVLDENAMEEFRSKCGETVKYIEKGSGNVVEEVIALGESADYDLIVVGKGRFPSTMVAELAEREAEHAELGPIGDILTSSMGHKMASSVFVIQQHDVALTEDVPMYKVKVHDENVAEVSSGRHEISVANAV, from the exons ATGCCAGTTAATATAACAGCAATCAAAACTTCCTCCGATGGAATCTGGCAAGGCGATAATCCTCTCGATTACGCTTTCCCTCTCCTCATTATTCAAACTGTCTTAGTCCTCGTCGTCAGCCGCTCCCTCGCTTTCGGCTTCAAACCTCTCCGCCAACCTAAAGTCATAGCTGAGATCATC GGTGGAATTCTGTTAGGACCATCGGCGTTAGGAAGGAACACAAGCTACCTGCACCGCTTATTCCCTGAATGGAGTATGCCGACGCTAGAATCCGTCGCAAGCATAGGTCTTCTATTCTTTCTCTTCCTCGTTGGACTCGAGTTAGATCTAAACTCGATTCGCCGTAGCGGTAAAAGAGCATTCAGTATAGCAGCTTGTGGAATCACTCTTCCTTTCGTCTGCGGCATAGGCGTTGCCATTGTCCTCCGCAAAACCGTCGACGGCGCAGACAAAGCCGGATTCGGCCAATTCATCGTTTTCATGGGAGTTGCGCTTTCTATAACCGCATTCCCCGTCTTAGCACGAATCCTCGCTGAACTCAAACTCCTCACAACACGCGTAGGAGAAACCGCCATGGCAGCCGCTGCGTTCAACGACTTAGCCGCGTGGATTCTTCTCGCTTTAGCAATTGCGTTAGCCGGAAACGGAGCCGACGGCGGAGACAAAAAGAGCCCTCTCGTTTCCGTTTGGGTGCTTCTCTCCGGAGTCGCTTTCGTTGCTTTCATGATGATTGTTATAAGTCCTGTGATGAATCGTGTGGCACAAAGATGCTCCGTGGAGAATGAAGCTGTTGATGAAGTTTATATTTGTTTGACTCTAGCTGGTGTAATGGTTTCAGGATTCATAACTGATTTCATAGGGATTCATGCGATTTTTGGGGCGTTTGTTTTTGGATTAACTATTCCAAAGACAGGTAGTTTTGCTGAGAGGTTGATAGAGAGAATAGAGGATTTTGTTTTGGGTTTGTTGCTTCCACTTTACTTTGCTTCAAGTGGGTTGAAAACTGATGTGACTAAGATTAGTGGTGGAAAAGCTTGGGGGCTATTGGTTTTAGTGATTGCAACTGCTTGTGCTGGGAAGATTCTGGGGACTTTTGTTGTTGCTATGATGTGTAGGATGCCAGTTAGAGAGTCAATTACACTTGGAGTGCTGATGAACACCAAAGGACTTGTTGAACTCATTGTGCTCAACAttggaaaagagaaaaag GttttaaatgatgaaatatTTGCAATCTTGGTCCTTATGGCACTCTTCACAACCTTCATCACAACCCCAGTGGTGATGGCAATCTACAATCCAGCTCGTGGAATCGCAAGCAAGACAATTCGAAAGCTAGGTGACATGTCCTCCCACTCTAAAGAAAGCAACAATGTGGTGAATACTCTTCGAGTCCTAGCTTGCATCCACGGTCCAACCAACATTCCCTCTATCATCAACCTCATTGAGTCAACACGTAGCACCCAAAAATCACTTCTCAAAGTCTTCATCATGCACCTTGTTGAACTCACAGAACGTTCATCTTCAATCATCATGGTTCAACGCGCTCGCAAAAACGGTTTTCCATTCTTCAACCGTTTCAACCGCGATGAATGGTATAACCGTCTTGCTGGGGCTTTTCAGGCCTATAGTCAATTGGGCCGGGTCATAGTCCGGTCCACTACAGCCATATCTTCGCTATCTACAATGCACGAGGATATATGCCATGCAGCAGAGGAAAAGAGAGTGACAATGATCATATTACCCTTCCACAAACATTGGAGGatggaagttgatgatgaaaatgacAAAGAGGCTCATGAGGTGTTGGAGAATGCTGGGCATGGATGGAGAGGTGTGAACCAAAGGGTACTTAAGAATGCTCCATGCTCTGTTGCTGTGCTTGTAGATAGAGGATATGGGCTTGGGTTGAAGAATTTGGGCTCAGATGGTAGAGTGGCCCAAAGAATATGCATCGTGTTTTTTGGTGGGCCTGATGACCGCGAGGCTCTTGAGTTGGGGAAGAAAATGGTTGAACACCCGGCAGTTGTAGTGACCGTTGTAAGGTTCGTTGAGCAAAATGAATTGAGTGGTAACAACTTTGTTTTACGCCAATCACCTGGCAAAAGTACCGAAGAAAACTATAGCTTCTCCATCGCAAAAATTAATCGACAAAAAGAACAG GTGTTGGATGAAAATGCAATGGAGGAGTTTCGAAGCAAGTGTGGTGAAACAGTGAAGTATATCGAAAAGGGTAGTGGCAACGTTGTTGAGGAGGTGATAGCATTAGGAGAAAGTGCGGATTACGATCTCATTGTTGTTGGGAAGGGTCGGTTTCCGTCGACTATGGTGGCAGAACTAGCAGAGAGGGAAGCAGAGCATGCAGAGTTAGGTCCCATAGGAGATATACTTACATCCTCAATGGGTCACAAGATGGCGTCATCAGTTTTTGTTATTCAACAACATGATGTAGCATTGACAGAGGATGTACCAATGTACAAGGTTAAGGTGCATGATGAGAATGTTGCTGAGGTTTCATCTGGAAGGCATGAGATCTCTGTAGCAAATGCTGTGTAA
- the LOC11446482 gene encoding cation/H(+) antiporter 20 isoform X1 — MRANETSSDGAWQGDNPMNHALPLLIIQTILVMFVSRTLAFFLKPLRQPRVVAEIIGGILLGPSGIGRNKTFMHTVFPSWSTPILESVASIGLLFYLFLVGLELDLRTINRSGKRAFNIAVAGISLPFLFAIGVTFLLQKVIHFNSETHKVSYFQLFIFLGVSLSITAFPVLARILAELKLLTTQVGETAMAAAAFNDVAAWVLLALAIALAGGGEHRNGVLTSILVLLSGVAFVVFMLFVIRPLMERISLRCSRENEVLDEMFICLTLAGVMLSGFMTDLIGIHSIFGAFVFGLTIPRGGEFASRVTKRIEDFVSNLMLPLYFASSGLKTDVGKLQGVVEWGILLLVIGMACVGKILGTFVVAVICTMPVRESLTLGVLMNTKGLVELIVLNIGKEKKVLNDEMFTILVLMAIFTTFITTPAVVAIYKPSRQRRSGNPPPLTDTQEKLRILACIHGTGNIPSLINFIESVRATNKSSKIKLYVMQLTELTDSSSSILMVRSSRKSGFPFINRFQKGTMQEAFRACGQVGQVTVHHLTSISSLSTIHEDICHIAEEKGVAMIILPFHKRWRGEDEETIEDIGQRWREVNQRVLQSAPCSVAVLVNRGVGRRYEQRVETSATPGKKVCIIFVGGPDDRKVLELGSRMAEHPAIRLSVVRFNLHNEGTFRDQEHSYNTSTSASDNNMENEKQELDEVALNEFKTKWLGAVEYIENDTVNIANEVLAIGRVKEYELVIVGKGHQLLNSTGMIDIKDSQLEHAELGPIGDLLTSSAQGITSSVLVIQGQHLINSSETSLRTSRAMSIVINTIPESSV; from the exons ATGCGTGCCAATGAAACATCATCTGATGGAGCATGGCAGGGAGATAATCCTATGAACCATGCTCTTCCATTGTTGATCATTCAAACCATTCTAGTCATGTTTGTTAGCCGCACCCTCGCCTTCTTCCTCAAACCCCTTCGTCAACCCAGAGTTGTTGCTGAGATTATT GGAGGAATTTTGCTAGGACCTTCTGGTATTGGACGCAACAAAACTTTCATGCACACGGTTTTCCCTTCATGGAGCACTCCCATACTTGAATCAGTAGCTAGCATTGGCCTTCTCTTCTATCTCTTCCTCGTAGGTCTTGAGCTCGACCTCCGCACCATTAACCGCAGTGGTAAGCGAGCTTTCAACATCGCTGTCGCAGGAATATCCCTCCCATTCCTCTTCGCCATCGGAGTAACCTTCCTTCTCCAAAAAGTCATCCATTTCAACTCTGAAACTCACAAAGTCAGTTACTTTCAACTCTTCATATTCTTAGGCGTATCTCTCTCCATCACTGCTTTCCCTGTACTCGCACGCATCTTAGCAGAGCTTAAATTGTTAACAACACAAGTAGGAGAAACTGCCATGGCCGCAGCTGCTTTTAACGACGTTGCTGCATGGGTTTTATTAGCACTGGCCATTGCTTTAGCCGGTGGTGGAGAACATAGAAACGGTGTCTTGACATCCATCTTAGTACTACTCTCTGGTGTGGCTTTTGTTGTGTTTATGTTGTTTGTGATTAGACCATTGATGGAGCGTATTTCACTCCGTTGTTCACGGGAAAACGAAGTGTTGGATGAAATGTTTATATGTTTGACACTAGCTGGTGTTATGTTGTCAGGATTCATGACGGATTTGATAGGAATACATTCGATTTTTGGTGCATTTGTTTTTGGGTTAACAATACCAAGAGGGGGTGAATTTGCAAGTAGAGTAACAAAGAGGATCGAAGATTTTGTGTCTAATTTGATGCTTCCTTTGTATTTTGCATCAAGTGGGTTGAAAACTGATGTTGGTAAGTTACAAGGTGTGGTTGAATGGGGGATTCTTTTGCTTGTTATAGGGATGGCTTGTGTTGGGAAGATTTTGGGTACTTTTGTTGTGGCTGTTATATGTACTATGCCGGTTAGGGAATCATTGACCCTTGGAGTTCTGATGAATACTAAAGGGTTGGTTGAGCTTATTGTTCTCAATATTGGCAAAGAAAAGAAG GTACTTAACGACGAGATGTTCACCATCCTAGTTCTCATGGCTATCTTCACTACCTTCATTACAACTCCGGCAGTTGTAGCCATATACAAACCCTCTCGTCAACGACGATCCGGAAACCCTCCACCTCTGACAGACACACAAGAGAAGCTTCGCATTCTCGCTTGCATCCACGGAACTGGAAACATTCCTTCACTAATCAACTTCATTGAATCAGTTagagcaaccaacaagtctagtAAGATCAAACTTTACGTGATGCAACTTACTGAACTCACGGATAGCTCATCCTCCATTTTGATGGTTCGAAGCAGCAGAAAGAGCGGGTTTCCATTCATCAATCGGTTTCAAAAAGGAACTATGCAGGAGGCATTCCGTGCTTGTGGTCAAGTGGGTCAGGTTACAGTGCATCATTTAACATCCATCTCATCATTGTCTACAATCCACGAAGACATATGTCATATTGCAGAAGAGAAAGGTGTGGCAATGATCATATTGCCTTTTCATAAAAGGTGGAGAGGGGAAGATGAAGAGACAATAGAAGACATAGGGCAAAGATGGAGGGAAGTTAATCAAAGGGTGCTTCAGAGTGCACCATGCTCTGTTGCAGTACTTGTTAATCGTGGTGTTGGAAGAAGGTATGAACAAAGGGTCGAAACCAGTGCTACTCCAGGAAAAAAAGTGTGCATAATTTTCGTTGGAGGACCAGATGATAGAAAGGTTTTAGAGTTGGGAAGCAGAATGGCAGAACATCCAGCAATTAGATTGTCTGTTGTGAGATTCAATTTACATAATGAAGGTACTTTCAGGGATCAAGAACACAGCTACAACACATCAACATCAGCGTCCGATAACAATATGGAAAATGAGAag CAGGAGTTGGATGAAGTGGCACTAAATGAATTCAAAACTAAATGGCTTGGAGCAGTGGAGTATATTGAAAATGACACTGTCAACATAGCAAATGAGGTGTTAGCAATTGGTAGAGTTAAAGAGTACGAACTTGTAATTGTGGGGAAGGGACATCAGCTTCTTAATTCAACCGGGATGATTGACATAAAGGATTCTCAGCTAGAGCATGCTGAGTTGGGACCTATTGGAGACCTGTTAACTTCTTCAGCTCAGGGCATTACTAGTTCAGTGCTCGTTATACAAGGCCAACACTTGATAAATTCAAGTGAAACAAGTCTCAGAACATCAAGGGCAATGAGTATTGTGATCAATACCATCCCAGAATCATCCGtgtaa
- the LOC11446482 gene encoding cation/H(+) antiporter 20 isoform X2: protein MRANETSSDGAWQGDNPMNHALPLLIIQTILVMFVSRTLAFFLKPLRQPRVVAEIIGGILLGPSGIGRNKTFMHTVFPSWSTPILESVASIGLLFYLFLVGLELDLRTINRSGKRAFNIAVAGISLPFLFAIGVTFLLQKVIHFNSETHKVSYFQLFIFLGVSLSITAFPVLARILAELKLLTTQVGETAMAAAAFNDVAAWVLLALAIALAGGGEHRNGVLTSILVLLSGVAFVVFMLFVIRPLMERISLRCSRENEVLDEMFICLTLAGVMLSGFMTDLIGIHSIFGAFVFGLTIPRGGEFASRVTKRIEDFVSNLMLPLYFASSGLKTDVGKLQGVVEWGILLLVIGMACVGKILGTFVVAVICTMPVRESLTLGVLMNTKGLVELIVLNIGKEKKVLNDEMFTILVLMAIFTTFITTPAVVAIYKPSRQRRSGNPPPLTDTQEKLRILACIHGTGNIPSLINFIESVRATNKSSKIKLYVMQLTELTDSSSSILMVRSSRKSGFPFINRFQKGTMQEAFRACGQVGQVTVHHLTSISSLSTIHEDICHIAEEKGVAMIILPFHKRWRGEDEETIEDIGQRWREVNQRVLQSAPCSVAVLVNRGVGRRYEQRVETSATPGKKVCIIFVGGPDDRKVLELGSRMAEHPAIRLSVVRFNLHNEGTFRDQEHSYNTSTSASDNNMENEKELDEVALNEFKTKWLGAVEYIENDTVNIANEVLAIGRVKEYELVIVGKGHQLLNSTGMIDIKDSQLEHAELGPIGDLLTSSAQGITSSVLVIQGQHLINSSETSLRTSRAMSIVINTIPESSV from the exons ATGCGTGCCAATGAAACATCATCTGATGGAGCATGGCAGGGAGATAATCCTATGAACCATGCTCTTCCATTGTTGATCATTCAAACCATTCTAGTCATGTTTGTTAGCCGCACCCTCGCCTTCTTCCTCAAACCCCTTCGTCAACCCAGAGTTGTTGCTGAGATTATT GGAGGAATTTTGCTAGGACCTTCTGGTATTGGACGCAACAAAACTTTCATGCACACGGTTTTCCCTTCATGGAGCACTCCCATACTTGAATCAGTAGCTAGCATTGGCCTTCTCTTCTATCTCTTCCTCGTAGGTCTTGAGCTCGACCTCCGCACCATTAACCGCAGTGGTAAGCGAGCTTTCAACATCGCTGTCGCAGGAATATCCCTCCCATTCCTCTTCGCCATCGGAGTAACCTTCCTTCTCCAAAAAGTCATCCATTTCAACTCTGAAACTCACAAAGTCAGTTACTTTCAACTCTTCATATTCTTAGGCGTATCTCTCTCCATCACTGCTTTCCCTGTACTCGCACGCATCTTAGCAGAGCTTAAATTGTTAACAACACAAGTAGGAGAAACTGCCATGGCCGCAGCTGCTTTTAACGACGTTGCTGCATGGGTTTTATTAGCACTGGCCATTGCTTTAGCCGGTGGTGGAGAACATAGAAACGGTGTCTTGACATCCATCTTAGTACTACTCTCTGGTGTGGCTTTTGTTGTGTTTATGTTGTTTGTGATTAGACCATTGATGGAGCGTATTTCACTCCGTTGTTCACGGGAAAACGAAGTGTTGGATGAAATGTTTATATGTTTGACACTAGCTGGTGTTATGTTGTCAGGATTCATGACGGATTTGATAGGAATACATTCGATTTTTGGTGCATTTGTTTTTGGGTTAACAATACCAAGAGGGGGTGAATTTGCAAGTAGAGTAACAAAGAGGATCGAAGATTTTGTGTCTAATTTGATGCTTCCTTTGTATTTTGCATCAAGTGGGTTGAAAACTGATGTTGGTAAGTTACAAGGTGTGGTTGAATGGGGGATTCTTTTGCTTGTTATAGGGATGGCTTGTGTTGGGAAGATTTTGGGTACTTTTGTTGTGGCTGTTATATGTACTATGCCGGTTAGGGAATCATTGACCCTTGGAGTTCTGATGAATACTAAAGGGTTGGTTGAGCTTATTGTTCTCAATATTGGCAAAGAAAAGAAG GTACTTAACGACGAGATGTTCACCATCCTAGTTCTCATGGCTATCTTCACTACCTTCATTACAACTCCGGCAGTTGTAGCCATATACAAACCCTCTCGTCAACGACGATCCGGAAACCCTCCACCTCTGACAGACACACAAGAGAAGCTTCGCATTCTCGCTTGCATCCACGGAACTGGAAACATTCCTTCACTAATCAACTTCATTGAATCAGTTagagcaaccaacaagtctagtAAGATCAAACTTTACGTGATGCAACTTACTGAACTCACGGATAGCTCATCCTCCATTTTGATGGTTCGAAGCAGCAGAAAGAGCGGGTTTCCATTCATCAATCGGTTTCAAAAAGGAACTATGCAGGAGGCATTCCGTGCTTGTGGTCAAGTGGGTCAGGTTACAGTGCATCATTTAACATCCATCTCATCATTGTCTACAATCCACGAAGACATATGTCATATTGCAGAAGAGAAAGGTGTGGCAATGATCATATTGCCTTTTCATAAAAGGTGGAGAGGGGAAGATGAAGAGACAATAGAAGACATAGGGCAAAGATGGAGGGAAGTTAATCAAAGGGTGCTTCAGAGTGCACCATGCTCTGTTGCAGTACTTGTTAATCGTGGTGTTGGAAGAAGGTATGAACAAAGGGTCGAAACCAGTGCTACTCCAGGAAAAAAAGTGTGCATAATTTTCGTTGGAGGACCAGATGATAGAAAGGTTTTAGAGTTGGGAAGCAGAATGGCAGAACATCCAGCAATTAGATTGTCTGTTGTGAGATTCAATTTACATAATGAAGGTACTTTCAGGGATCAAGAACACAGCTACAACACATCAACATCAGCGTCCGATAACAATATGGAAAATGAGAag GAGTTGGATGAAGTGGCACTAAATGAATTCAAAACTAAATGGCTTGGAGCAGTGGAGTATATTGAAAATGACACTGTCAACATAGCAAATGAGGTGTTAGCAATTGGTAGAGTTAAAGAGTACGAACTTGTAATTGTGGGGAAGGGACATCAGCTTCTTAATTCAACCGGGATGATTGACATAAAGGATTCTCAGCTAGAGCATGCTGAGTTGGGACCTATTGGAGACCTGTTAACTTCTTCAGCTCAGGGCATTACTAGTTCAGTGCTCGTTATACAAGGCCAACACTTGATAAATTCAAGTGAAACAAGTCTCAGAACATCAAGGGCAATGAGTATTGTGATCAATACCATCCCAGAATCATCCGtgtaa